A portion of the Carcharodon carcharias isolate sCarCar2 chromosome 18, sCarCar2.pri, whole genome shotgun sequence genome contains these proteins:
- the gtpbp8 gene encoding GTP-binding protein 8 isoform X1: MFTVRTSLLCLSQALKANMVRERAISVCLVHENRHKLASIQAISKFSEKKLNSIIFPFKDLERYLVKDVNKMNFQMFAPSFEDIGNAERFFTPSNKHCIDYFTSAVRIDHAPATAQPEVCFIGRSNVGKSSLIKSLFSLVPDVEVRVSKNPGHTKKMNFFNVGKAFTVVDMPGYGYRAPSDFVEMVESYLQARQNLKRTFLLLDASIGIQEADQIAIEMCEEFGIPYVLVLTKIDRPQQGNLLKIILGVQEVIEKQTSGCFPQLFLVSSLNYSGIHLLRCFIAHITGNLQINEQTSSSLRSVGNSTKI, translated from the exons ATGTTCACAGTACGAACAAGTTTACTGTGCTTGTCACAAGCATTAAAAGCAAACATGGTGCGAGAGAGAGCCATTTCAGTCTGTTTGGTGCATGAGAACAGACACAAATTAGCTTCTATCCAGGCTATCTCCAAATTTAGTGAGAAGAAGCTAAACAGTATTATTTTTCCATTCAAAGACTTGGAAAGATACTTGGTCAAAGATGTGAATAAAATGAACTTTCAAATGTTTGCTCCAAGTTTTGAGGATATTGGAAATGCAGAACGATTCTTCACACCTTCAAATAAACACTGCATTGATTATTTCACCTCTGCTGTCAGAATTGATCACGCACCAGCAACAGCTCAACCAGAG gTGTGTTTTATAGGCAGAAGTAACGTGGGAAAGTCTTCATTGATAAAATCCTTGTTTTCCCTGGTTCCTGATGTTGAAGTTAGAGTTTCAAAAAATCCC GGACACACAAAGAAGATGAATTTCTTTAATGTAGGTAAGGCATTTACTGTCGTTGACATGCCTGGTTATGGATACAGAGCCCCTTCTGATTTTGTGGAAATGGTAGAAAGCTACCTCCAGGCAAGACAGAA CTTAAAGAGAACATTTTTGCTTTTGGATGCTTCAATAGGAATCCAAGAAGCAGATCAAATAGCAATTGAGATGTGTGAGGAATTTGGCATTCCATATGTT CTTGTATTAACGAAGATTGACAGACCTCAGCAGGGCAATCTGCTGAAGATAATTCTCGGAGTACAAGAAGTGATAGAAAAACAAACTTCAGGGTGTTTTCCTCAGCTCTTCCTTGTAAG TTCTTTGAACTATTCTGGGATTCATCTGCTGAGATGCTTCATAGCTCACATAACTGGGAATCTTCAGATTAATGAGCAGACCTCCAGTTCTTTAAGATCAGTGGGAAATTCTACGAAGATATGA
- the gtpbp8 gene encoding GTP-binding protein 8 isoform X2, giving the protein MFTVRTSLLCLSQALKANMVRERAISVCLVHENRHKLASIQAISKFSEKKLNSIIFPFKDLERYLVKDVNKMNFQMFAPSFEDIGNAERFFTPSNKHCIDYFTSAVRIDHAPATAQPEVCFIGRSNVGKSSLIKSLFSLVPDVEVRVSKNPGHTKKMNFFNVGKAFTVVDMPGYGYRAPSDFVEMVESYLQARQNLKRTFLLLDASIGIQEADQIAIEMCEEFGIPYVLVLTKIDRPQQGNLLKIILGVQEVIEKQTSGCFPQLFLVSSARTTQHRTSL; this is encoded by the exons ATGTTCACAGTACGAACAAGTTTACTGTGCTTGTCACAAGCATTAAAAGCAAACATGGTGCGAGAGAGAGCCATTTCAGTCTGTTTGGTGCATGAGAACAGACACAAATTAGCTTCTATCCAGGCTATCTCCAAATTTAGTGAGAAGAAGCTAAACAGTATTATTTTTCCATTCAAAGACTTGGAAAGATACTTGGTCAAAGATGTGAATAAAATGAACTTTCAAATGTTTGCTCCAAGTTTTGAGGATATTGGAAATGCAGAACGATTCTTCACACCTTCAAATAAACACTGCATTGATTATTTCACCTCTGCTGTCAGAATTGATCACGCACCAGCAACAGCTCAACCAGAG gTGTGTTTTATAGGCAGAAGTAACGTGGGAAAGTCTTCATTGATAAAATCCTTGTTTTCCCTGGTTCCTGATGTTGAAGTTAGAGTTTCAAAAAATCCC GGACACACAAAGAAGATGAATTTCTTTAATGTAGGTAAGGCATTTACTGTCGTTGACATGCCTGGTTATGGATACAGAGCCCCTTCTGATTTTGTGGAAATGGTAGAAAGCTACCTCCAGGCAAGACAGAA CTTAAAGAGAACATTTTTGCTTTTGGATGCTTCAATAGGAATCCAAGAAGCAGATCAAATAGCAATTGAGATGTGTGAGGAATTTGGCATTCCATATGTT CTTGTATTAACGAAGATTGACAGACCTCAGCAGGGCAATCTGCTGAAGATAATTCTCGGAGTACAAGAAGTGATAGAAAAACAAACTTCAGGGTGTTTTCCTCAGCTCTTCCTTGTAAG TTCTGCCAGGACAACTCAACACcggacctcattatag